A section of the Polynucleobacter sp. AP-Sving-400A-A2 genome encodes:
- a CDS encoding ammonium transporter → MLTWMKRLLAGSAMALAIGATSVMVASPAFADEAKPVAAAAAAAVAAAPALVPNKGDTAWLLVCTALVILMTLPGLALFYGGLTRSKNILSVLVQCMFVFALVTVLWSLYGYSFAFTEGGAFIGGLDRLFLAGITPDSVAATFSKGIVIPEYVFMAFQAAFATITCCLIIGSFAERAKFSAIVLFVMLWFTFSYLPIAHMVWFWPGPDDIKDAASLEAITARAGWLWQKGVLDFAGGTVVHINAAIAGLVGSFVIGKRLGYGKEAMKPHNLVFVMIGASLLWFGWFGFNAGSALEANGSAALAFVNTLLATAAAVLSWSVAEWVLKGKPSMLGGASGCVAGLVAITPAAGFVGPMGALVIGAAAGVVCLWGVTGLKKLLGSDDSLDVFGVHGVGGILGALLTGVFADPALGGTGIWDYVANAAAPDYSIASQLWIQSQGVIVTLIWSGVVSYIAFKLVDIVVGLRVKEDEEREGLDISSHGESAYES, encoded by the coding sequence ATGTTAACTTGGATGAAACGACTCCTAGCTGGAAGCGCAATGGCCTTGGCGATTGGCGCAACTAGCGTGATGGTAGCTTCACCGGCTTTTGCTGATGAGGCTAAGCCTGTTGCTGCTGCGGCTGCTGCCGCAGTTGCTGCTGCTCCTGCATTAGTTCCTAACAAGGGTGATACAGCTTGGTTATTGGTGTGTACAGCACTAGTTATCTTGATGACATTACCTGGTTTGGCTTTGTTCTACGGCGGTTTAACACGTAGTAAAAACATTCTTTCTGTACTCGTACAGTGTATGTTTGTGTTTGCCTTAGTCACAGTGTTATGGTCTCTGTATGGATACAGCTTTGCATTTACTGAAGGTGGCGCATTCATTGGTGGACTCGATCGCTTGTTCTTAGCTGGCATTACTCCAGATTCAGTTGCCGCGACATTTAGTAAAGGCATTGTGATTCCTGAGTATGTATTTATGGCCTTCCAGGCTGCGTTTGCAACCATTACTTGCTGCTTGATCATCGGTTCATTTGCTGAGCGCGCTAAGTTTTCTGCAATCGTGTTGTTTGTCATGCTCTGGTTCACTTTCAGCTACTTGCCAATCGCTCATATGGTTTGGTTCTGGCCTGGTCCTGATGACATCAAAGATGCAGCATCACTTGAAGCAATCACAGCACGTGCTGGTTGGTTGTGGCAGAAGGGTGTTCTCGACTTCGCTGGTGGTACCGTTGTTCACATCAATGCTGCGATTGCAGGTTTGGTAGGTTCATTCGTCATCGGCAAACGTTTGGGTTACGGTAAAGAAGCAATGAAGCCGCACAACCTAGTATTCGTGATGATTGGTGCTTCACTCTTGTGGTTCGGTTGGTTTGGTTTCAATGCAGGTTCTGCTCTCGAGGCAAACGGCAGTGCAGCCTTGGCCTTCGTAAACACATTATTGGCAACCGCTGCAGCAGTATTGAGCTGGTCAGTTGCTGAGTGGGTTCTTAAAGGTAAGCCTTCCATGTTGGGTGGCGCATCTGGTTGCGTAGCAGGCTTAGTTGCGATTACCCCTGCTGCTGGTTTCGTTGGCCCAATGGGCGCCCTCGTAATCGGTGCTGCTGCTGGTGTAGTTTGCTTGTGGGGTGTTACCGGTCTCAAGAAGCTTTTGGGTTCAGATGACAGCTTGGACGTATTCGGTGTGCACGGCGTTGGCGGTATCTTGGGCGCTTTGTTAACTGGCGTATTCGCAGACCCGGCTTTAGGTGGAACAGGTATTTGGGATTATGTAGCGAATGCTGCAGCCCCTGATTACTCAATCGCTAGCCAATTGTGGATTCAGAGCCAAGGCGTGATCGTGACCTTAATTTGGTCTGGCGTAGTTTCTTACATCGCCTTCAAACTGGTTGATATAGTGGTTGGCCTACGTGTTAAAGAAGATGAAGAGCGCGAAGGTTTGGATATCAGCTCCCACGGTGAGTCCGCTTACGAGTCTTAA
- a CDS encoding P-II family nitrogen regulator, translating into MKLITAIIKPFKLDEVREALSEVGVSGITVTEVKGFGRQKGHTELYRGAEYVVDFLPKVKIEAAVEDGILERAIEAIEKSARTGKIGDGKIFVSPVEHVIRIRTGETGASAL; encoded by the coding sequence ATGAAATTAATTACCGCAATCATCAAGCCCTTCAAGCTTGACGAAGTGCGCGAAGCTCTCTCGGAAGTGGGAGTTTCGGGCATCACCGTCACTGAAGTTAAAGGCTTTGGCCGTCAAAAAGGTCACACCGAGTTGTATCGCGGTGCTGAGTATGTAGTCGACTTTTTGCCGAAGGTAAAAATTGAAGCTGCTGTTGAAGATGGCATCTTGGAGCGAGCGATTGAAGCAATTGAAAAATCTGCTCGTACTGGAAAAATTGGCGATGGCAAGATTTTTGTCTCCCCGGTTGAACACGTCATTCGCATTCGTACCGGTGAAACCGGCGCGTCAGCACTTTAA
- a CDS encoding TorF family putative porin has product MKTIQKTAIALAASGLFATAAFAQTAPAAEAPEASPITANVTVVNDYRYRGISQSNFKPAIQGGFDYAHESGIYVGNWNSSISWISDAASAGGNKNVSAPIEMDFYAGIKKELIGEGFASDLGVLQYYYPTSGLVISGTQANPNTTEIYAAQNFTFGPITGFAKFSYAASTLFGFAGSTGSYYPDLTVNYDTGVWGLALNAHVGYQYVAGNVQGSPKVSNSSLYSYTDYKLGVTKDLGGGLSLAAAYITTNAGKTGSTYNYTSPTNKNLGGSTGIVSLTKTF; this is encoded by the coding sequence ATGAAAACTATTCAAAAGACAGCCATCGCTCTAGCAGCATCTGGCTTATTCGCAACAGCAGCATTTGCACAGACAGCTCCTGCAGCTGAGGCTCCAGAGGCGAGCCCAATTACAGCAAACGTAACTGTCGTAAATGACTATCGTTACCGTGGTATCAGCCAGTCAAATTTCAAGCCAGCTATTCAAGGTGGTTTTGACTATGCTCATGAGAGTGGCATCTATGTTGGTAACTGGAATAGCTCAATTAGCTGGATTTCTGATGCAGCTAGTGCTGGTGGTAATAAAAATGTAAGCGCTCCAATTGAGATGGATTTTTATGCTGGTATTAAAAAGGAGCTAATTGGTGAGGGCTTTGCTTCTGACCTCGGAGTTTTGCAGTACTACTACCCAACTTCAGGCCTGGTTATTTCAGGTACCCAAGCTAATCCAAATACTACAGAGATTTATGCGGCGCAGAACTTTACCTTTGGCCCAATAACTGGTTTTGCTAAGTTTTCTTATGCAGCTTCTACATTGTTCGGGTTTGCTGGAAGCACCGGCTCTTACTATCCAGATTTGACAGTGAATTATGACACTGGCGTTTGGGGCTTAGCACTCAATGCACACGTTGGTTATCAGTATGTTGCAGGAAATGTTCAGGGCTCACCAAAAGTAAGTAATAGCTCTTTGTATTCCTATACTGACTACAAATTAGGTGTTACAAAAGACTTAGGTGGTGGCCTTTCTTTAGCTGCTGCTTACATAACCACTAATGCTGGAAAAACTGGCTCTACTTATAACTACACATCCCCTACCAATAAAAACTTAGGCGGTTCTACAGGTATTGTTTCCTTAACAAAAACTTTCTAA
- a CDS encoding accessory factor UbiK family protein, with protein sequence MQKPGEILEQIQRIASDMQNKVGEAIRNSPAQEIEKNVRAMMNQGFQKMDLVTREEFELQSKVLAKTREKLEALEAKVATLEKS encoded by the coding sequence ATGCAAAAACCAGGCGAAATCCTAGAACAAATCCAGCGTATTGCTAGCGATATGCAGAACAAGGTTGGGGAAGCTATTCGTAATTCACCAGCGCAAGAGATTGAAAAAAACGTGCGCGCCATGATGAATCAAGGTTTTCAGAAAATGGACTTGGTCACTCGCGAAGAGTTTGAGTTGCAATCCAAGGTATTAGCAAAGACTAGAGAAAAGTTGGAAGCTCTCGAAGCTAAAGTAGCCACTCTAGAAAAGTCTTAA
- the lipA gene encoding lipoyl synthase yields MTTNKPELDTTATINSRQDLNYDASRKQKSSEKTARIPIKIIPLEQVLKKPDWIRVKAASGNSRFSEIKKILRENELVTVCEEASCPNIGECFGKGTATFMVMGDKCTRRCPFCDVGHGRPDPLDTKEPGNLARTIAALKLNYVVITSVDRDDLRDGGAMHYVDCISQSRDLSPNTRIEVLVPDFRGRLDKALDIFSEHAPKGLPDVMNHNLETVPRLYKQARPGADYAHSLKLLKDFKERFPHIPTKSGLMVGLGETDEEILAVMRDMREHNIDMLTIGQYLAPSGHHLPVQRYVHPDVFKQFEAEAYAMGFSHAAVGAMVRSSYHADQQAHSAGVI; encoded by the coding sequence ATGACCACCAATAAGCCGGAACTCGATACCACCGCTACTATTAATAGTCGCCAGGATCTCAATTACGATGCCTCCCGCAAGCAGAAATCGAGTGAGAAAACTGCACGTATTCCAATCAAGATTATTCCTTTGGAGCAAGTGCTTAAAAAGCCCGATTGGATTCGAGTAAAAGCCGCTTCTGGAAATTCTCGCTTCTCTGAGATAAAAAAGATTCTTCGAGAAAATGAGTTGGTTACAGTTTGCGAAGAAGCAAGTTGCCCTAATATTGGTGAGTGCTTTGGAAAAGGCACGGCTACCTTCATGGTCATGGGCGATAAATGTACACGTCGTTGCCCATTTTGTGACGTGGGTCATGGCAGGCCAGATCCCTTAGATACAAAAGAGCCAGGTAATTTAGCGCGTACGATTGCTGCCCTGAAATTAAACTACGTGGTGATTACTAGCGTAGATCGCGACGATTTACGTGATGGTGGTGCGATGCACTATGTGGACTGTATTTCTCAGTCTCGCGATCTCTCCCCGAATACACGTATTGAAGTGTTGGTGCCGGATTTCCGTGGCCGCTTGGACAAGGCTTTGGATATTTTTTCTGAGCACGCGCCAAAAGGCCTGCCAGATGTGATGAATCACAATCTAGAAACTGTGCCGCGTTTGTATAAGCAAGCCCGTCCTGGTGCAGACTATGCACACTCGTTGAAGTTGTTGAAAGACTTTAAAGAGCGCTTCCCACATATTCCAACGAAGAGTGGTTTGATGGTGGGCTTGGGCGAAACGGATGAAGAGATCCTGGCGGTGATGCGTGATATGCGTGAGCACAATATCGATATGTTGACGATTGGTCAGTACCTAGCACCGTCAGGTCATCACCTTCCAGTTCAGCGTTATGTCCATCCAGATGTGTTTAAGCAATTTGAGGCAGAGGCCTATGCCATGGGCTTCTCACACGCTGCTGTGGGCGCGATGGTGCGCTCTAGCTATCATGCTGACCAACAAGCGCACAGTGCAGGCGTTATCTAA
- the lipB gene encoding lipoyl(octanoyl) transferase LipB encodes MHFLVKHLELADYESTYQAMRDFTQQRDSNTPDEIWILEHPPVFTLGLAGDASNLHSPSNDIPLVQVDRGGEITYHGPGQIVVYLLLDLRRLGIFVKELVSRIEQALINTLADFGIRAERHAGAPGIYIAQESSIQAEYRGAKIAALGLKVSKGCSYHGLALNVATDLAAFARIHPCGYEGLRTVDMQTLGIKDNIDIISQTLLGHLQKQLISS; translated from the coding sequence ATGCATTTTTTAGTAAAACATTTAGAGTTAGCTGACTACGAGTCAACTTATCAAGCAATGCGGGATTTTACGCAGCAGCGAGATAGCAATACCCCAGATGAAATTTGGATTCTTGAGCATCCCCCAGTCTTTACTTTGGGCTTAGCAGGAGATGCGAGTAACTTACATTCCCCTAGCAATGACATTCCATTGGTGCAGGTTGATCGTGGTGGTGAGATCACTTATCACGGACCTGGACAAATCGTGGTGTATTTGCTGCTCGATCTGAGACGTTTGGGTATTTTTGTAAAAGAGCTTGTCTCTCGAATCGAGCAAGCTTTGATTAATACCTTGGCAGATTTTGGTATTCGGGCAGAAAGACATGCTGGCGCGCCTGGCATTTATATTGCGCAGGAGAGTTCAATACAGGCGGAGTACCGAGGCGCCAAGATTGCTGCACTGGGTCTCAAGGTCTCCAAGGGGTGCTCCTATCATGGGCTTGCCCTCAATGTTGCTACCGATTTAGCTGCTTTTGCCCGTATTCACCCATGTGGGTATGAGGGCTTAAGGACGGTGGATATGCAAACCCTTGGGATCAAGGACAATATAGACATTATTAGCCAAACCCTTTTAGGGCATTTGCAAAAGCAACTGATTTCATCATGA
- a CDS encoding YbeD family protein, with protein sequence MTEDKKSLIEYPSEFPIKVMGKASPEYLPAILHIARQFDPTFDESKVEQRPSKDGNYLGITLPITATSREQLDELYRTLSTHPLVSVVL encoded by the coding sequence ATGACTGAAGATAAAAAATCCCTCATTGAATACCCATCAGAGTTTCCGATCAAGGTAATGGGTAAAGCCAGCCCCGAATACCTACCTGCAATCTTACACATTGCCCGTCAATTTGATCCTACCTTTGATGAGAGCAAGGTTGAGCAGCGACCTTCCAAGGATGGAAATTATTTAGGTATTACGTTGCCAATCACTGCTACTAGCCGAGAGCAGTTAGATGAGTTGTATCGCACTTTATCTACGCATCCTTTGGTTAGTGTTGTCCTCTAA